In the genome of Variovorax sp. PAMC26660, the window TCATAGAGCGGCCCGTCGCTGCGGCCGTCCGAATTCAGCGTGAAGCGCTTCACCAGCGTTGCGGCGTCGCCGTCGGTGGTGAACAGCGCCACCTCCATGCCCGCGGCGGGGCCGCCATGCATCGTGTCCAGTACGTGAGTGCTCAGGCCCATGGGGCGCTCCTTGAAAGTTCGAAAGTCGGATCGACGGGTGCGGGATATTCCGGTGGACAAAAGTGTATACAGTTCACGCCTTTGGGTCTATCATGAAAACATGGAGTCCTCCACCACCCGTTCGATCGTCGACGCGCTCACGAAAGCGATCGTCGAGCACCGGCTTCAGCCCGGCACCAAACTCGCCGAGCAGAAGCTGGCCGACCACTTCGGCGTGTCGCGCACCCTCGTGCGTCAGGCGCTGTTCCAGCTCTCGCAGAACAAGCTGATCCGGCTCGAACCCGCGCGCGGCGCCTTCGTTGCCGCGCCGGCCGTCGACGAAGCCAAGCAGGTGTTCGCGGTGCGCCGCATGCTCGAAGCCGAGATGACGCGCGAGTTCGTGCGCACCGTCACGCCCGCCAAGATCAAGGCGCTCAAGGAACACGTCGCGCTTGAAAAATCCGCGGTGTCGGGCGAAGACATCTCCGGCCGCACCGAGCTGCTCGGCGACTTCCACGTACGCATGGCCGAGCTGATGGGCAACCAGGTGCTGGCGCAGATCCTCGGCGAGCTGATCTCGCGCTGCGCCCTCATCACGCTGATGTACCAGAGCACCAGCGCGGCCGAGCATTCCAACGACGAGCACGCCGACATCGTGAAGGCGCTGGCCGCCCGCGACGAAGAGCGCGCCGTGCGCCTCATGACCGAACACCTGGAGCACGTCGAGGCCAACCTCACGTTCGACCGCAAGGTCCCCACCAACGACATCTCGCTCGCCCTGGCCTGAACACCCATGACCGTCTACGACACCACCCTGCCCTATCCGCGCGACCTGATCGGCTACGGCCGCAACCCACCGCATGCGCAATGGCCCGGCGGTGCGCGCATCGCGGTGCAGTTCGTCCTCAACTACGAGGAAGGCGGCGAGAACGCCGTGATGCACGGCGACGCGGGTTCCGAACAGTTCCTCTCCGAGATGTTCAACCCGGCCAGCTACCCCGACCGGCACATCAGCATGGAAGGCATCTACGAGTACGGCTCGCGCGCCGGCGTGTGGCGCATCCTGCGCGAGTTCGAAAAGCGCGGCCTGCCTCTCACTGTGTTCGGCGTGGGCATGGCGCTGCAGCGCTACCCCGAGCTGACCGCCGCCTTCAAGGAACTGGGCCACGAGATCGCCTGCCACGGCTGGCGGTGGATCCATTACCAGAACCTGGACGAAGCCACCGAGCGCGAACACATGCGCCTGGGCATGGAAGCCATCGAAAAGCTCACCGGCGAACGCGCCCTCGGCTGGTACACCGGCCGCGACAGCCCGCGCACGCGCCGCCTGGTGGCGGACTACGGCGGCTTCGAATACGACAGCGACTACTACGGCGACGACCTGCCTTTCTGGATGAAGGTGCAAAAGACCGACGGCAGCGTGGTGCCGCAGCTCATCGTGCCCTACACGCTCGACTGCAACGACATGCGCTTCGCGCTGCCGCAGGGCTACTCGCACGCCGATCCGTTCTTCCAGTACATGAAGGACACCTTCGACGCGCTGTACGCCGAAGGCGACGCCAACGGCGACAACAGCCCCAAGATGATGAGCATCGGTATGCACTGCCGCCTGCTCGGGCGGCCCGGCCGCATCACGGCGCTGCAGCGCTTCCTGGACCACATCGCACAGCATGACCGCGTGTGGGTCTGCCGCCGCGTCGACATCGCGCGGCACTGGAAGCAGGCGCACCCCTTCGAATCGGCCGTCACCGGAAACTGACCATGAGCCTCACCCTCGCCCAACTCAACGCCGCCGCGCCGGCCACGGCCGTCGCACTGCTCGACGGCGTCTACGAGCACTCGCCGTGGATCGCGCAGCGCGCGCTGGCGCAACGGCCCTTTCGCACGCTCGCGCACCTCAAGCACGCGCTGGTGCAGGCGCTGGCCGCGGCTACAGCCGACGAGCAGATCGGCCTGATCCGCGCCCACCCGGAATTGGCAGGCAAGGCCATGGTCAGCAAGACGCTCACGGCCGAATCGACCAACGAGCAGAGCAAGGCCGGCCTGACCGACTGCACGCCCGAAGAGTTCGCGAAGATCCAGAAGCTCAACGCCGACTACAACGCGAAGTTCGGCTTTCCGTTCATCCTGGCGGTGCGTGGGCCGCGCGGCACGGGGCTCTCGAAGCGCGAGATCATCGACACCTTCGAGCGCCGGCTGTACAACCACCCGAGCTTCGAGCTGGGCGAGGCGCTGCGCAACATCCATCGCATCGCCGAAATCCGCCTGAACGACAAGTTCGCCGCCGACATCACGCTCGGCAACGATGTGTGGGACTGGCAGGAGCAGCTCTCGGTGCACACCGACCCCGGCTATGCCGAGAAGGGCCAGCTCACCGTCACTTACCTCACCGACGCGCACCGCGCCTGCGCCGCGCAGATCAGCGCGTTGATGCGCGACGTAGGTTTCGACTCGGTGCACATCGATGCAGTCGGCAACGTGGTCGGCCGCTACGAAGCCACGCAGCCGGGCGCGCGCGCGCTGCTCACCGGCTCGCACTACGACACCGTGCGCAACGGCGGCAAGTACGACGGGCGCCTGGGCATCTTCGTGCCGATGGCCTGCGTGCGTGAACTCAAGCGCCAAGGCCGGCGCCTGCCCTTCGCCTTCGAGGTGGTGGGCTTTGCCGAGGAAGAAGGCCAGCGCTACAAGGCCACCTTCCTGGGCTCGGGCGCGCTCATCGGTCACTTCGACCCGCGCTGGCTCGACCAGAAGGATGCCGACGGCATCACCATGCGCGAGGCCATGCAGCACGCGGGCCTGAAACAGGAAGACATCCCGAAGATCCAGCGCGATCCCGCGCGCTACCTGGGGTTTGTCGAAGTGCACATCGAACAGGGTCCGGTGCTCACCGAGCTTGATCTGCCACTGGGCATCGTCACGTCCATCAACGGCAGCGTGCGCTATGTGGGAGAAGTGATCGGCATGGCCAGCCATGCCGGCACGACGCCGATGGACCGCCGCCGCGACGCGGCCGCTGCCGTGGCCGAGCTGATTCTCTTCACCGAGCAACGCGCGGCGAAAGACGGCGATTCGGTCGGCACCGTTGGCATGCTCGAAGTGCCCAGCGGCTCCATCAACGTGGTGCCGGGGCGCTGCAAGTTCAGCCTGGACCTGCGCGCGCCCAACAACGCGCAGCGCGACGCGCTGGCCACCGACGTGGTGAATGCACTGAAGGACATCTGCGAGCGCCGCGGCGTGCGCTGCGAGCTGGAAGAAACGATGCGCGCCGCCGCCGCGCCAAGCGCGCCGGCCTGGCAGCAACGCTGGGAAAAGGCCGTCGACGCGCTAGGCATTCCGTTGTTCCGCATGCCCAGCGGCGCCGGCCATGACGCGATGAAGCTGCACGAGGTGATGCCACAAGCGATGCTCTTCGTGCGCGGCATCAACTCGGGCATCAGCCACAACCCGCTCGAATCGAGCACCAACGACGACATCCAGCTCGCCGTGCAGGCTTTCCAGCTGCTGCTGGACAACCTCGCGACCGAACAAGCCCACTGATTCACAGAAGAACAACCATGACCGACTACACGAAGCTCGACGCCTGGATCGACGCCCACTTCGACGAAGAAGTGCAGTTCCTGCAGCAACTGGTGCGCGTGCCCACCGACACACCGCCCGGCAACAACGCACCGCACGCCGAACGCACGGCCGAGCTGCTGAAAGACTTCGGCCTGGACGCCGAGAAGCACGCCGTGCCCGCACAGGACGTGAAGGACTACGGCCTCGAATCGATCACCAACCTGATCGTGCGCCGCAAGTACGGCAACAACGGCCTGACTGTGGCGCTCAACGCGCATGGCGACGTGGTGCCCCCGGGCGAAGGCTGGACGCATGACCCCTACGGCGGCGAGATCGCCGACGGCAGCCTCTACGGCCGCGCCGCCGCAGTCAGCAAGAGCGACTTCGCCAGCTTCACCTTCGCGCTGCGCGCGCTCGAAGCGGTCGCCAAGCCGACCAAGGGCAGCGTCGAGCTGCATTTCACCTACGACGAAGAATTCGGCGGCATCCTCGGCCCGGGCTGGCTGCTCAAGAACGGCCTGACCAAGCCCGACCTGATGATCGCGGCCGGCTTCAGCTACGAAGTGGTCACCGCGCACAACGGCTGCCTGCAGATGGAAGTGACGGTGCACGGCAAGATGGCCCATGCGGCCATCCCGACCTCCGGCGTCGATGCGCTGCAGGGCGCGGTGAAGATCCTGAACGCGCTCTATGCGCAGAACACGCTCTACCAGCAGGTGACGTCGAAGGTCGAGGGCATCACGCACCCCTACCTCAACGTCGGCCGCATCGAAGGCGGCACCAACACCAACGTGGTGCCCGGCAAGGTGGTGTTCAAGCTCGACCGCCGCATGATTCCCGAAGAGAACCCGGTCGAAGTCGAGGCCACGATCCGCAAGGTGATTGCCGATGCCGCCGCCGAGAGCGCAGGCATTACGGTCGACATCAAGCGCCTGCTGCTGGCCAATTCGATGAAGCCGCTCGCGGGCAACAAGCCGCTGGTCGATGCGATCCAGAAGCACGGCGGCGAACTGTTCGGCGAGCCGATCAAGGCCATGGGCACGCCGCTGTACACCGACGTTCGCCTCTACGGCGAAGCCGGCATTCCCGGCGTGATCTACGGCGCCGGCCCGCGCACCGTGCTCGAATCGCACGCCAAGCGCAGCGACGAGCGCGTGGTGCTGGAAGATCTGCGCCGCGCAACGAAGGTCATTGCGCGCACGCTGAGCGATCTGCTGGCCTGACCCTGGCCAGGTCGCCCGGCCAGCCCGGCCGGGTCAACTCGCCCGTCTTCAGCGACCCACAGTCGACCAGACCGCAGCCCGGCAACCCGGCTGGTCGCGCGGATGCAGCACATTGCAGTTCTGCAACGCGAGCTTCTGCATGTCGCTGAGCCGTGGCCCGTCGCGCTGCTGCGGCGCCTCCCAGCGCGGCCCGTAGGGATCGGGCTGCCATTGGGGTGCGGGCACCGGAACCGGCACGGGCACATAGCGCTGCGGTGCTTCACCCCAGCCATAGCGGCGGTCGTATTCACGCCGCTCGTGGCGGCCGCTGCGATCGTTCTGAAGCCGCCACATGCAGCTGTTGAAGTCGACGCCGGAACGGCCGCTGGCGCAGTACCTGCGATCGCTTTCGTAGACGTCCATGTCGCGCTGGGCGAAGGCGGCAACGGCGTTCAAACCCAGGAAGGCCAGGAGAACCAGTTTTTTCATAGATCGGACCACAGGTTCGTTGATGAAGAGCGGCCGGGCCGGGCCCGCCGCAATGACTGTATTTTGCCCTCGTGGACCCGCGACCCAACGTACGGGTTCATCGCACCACTGTTCGTGCTGTCTTCAAGCGCGAAATTCACTCCTTGCCCCATCGCCACTTCGGCGGCTCGCCCTTCAGCCAGCAGATGGCCACGAGAACGGCACTCAGGCCAACGGTCGCCAGAAAGAAAGTGAAGGGCGCGCGGTCGGGCCGGATCCGCCATACCGCCGCGCCCAGCAGGGCGAAGTAGCCCAGCATCACAGCCCAGCCCTGCCAGCGCGTCGGCACACCCCAACCCCAGCCATAGCGCTTGGCGGGGAACCAATAGTCCTTCGGCGTGCGAGATGTCATGGGAAAGTCCTGCCGGCTCAACATGCGTACAGGGTAGCGCCAGTGGAACGCGCGTGGGCTCATGAAATCTTCAGGTGTGGGGGAACTGCGCGCGGTCTCTTGCTCGCGGTTTCATCGCCGCGTCACAGCCCGAATCCAGACTCGGCGGCTTCTCCTGCCTCGAAAACCCGAGCGTGACGGCCAGCGACCTGCTGGCCGTTTTCGCGTCTGCCCTCATGAAATCCGCTTTCCTGCTTCCTTCCGTTTCAACGCCCCTCACGGTTTCCCTCGCACTCGCCACCGTCCTGCTCGCCAGTTGCGGCGGCGGGTCCGATGGCGGCATGCCGTTCTTCGGTTTTCCTGCGGCTCCGGTGGCCTCAGCGCCGCCTGTCGCGCCTGCTGACCCGGAACCGGCCGCCAAGCCCGGCCGCTGGACGGTGGGCGACCTGCACATCCACACCATCCAGTCGGACGACACGCAGCAGGTCTCCACGCTGGACCAGGTGCTGGCGCTGGCCTTCGACCGCTTCGGGCTCGACTGGGCGACCCTCTCGAACCATCTGCGCGAGTCTTCCTACGACAACGACGGCAACACGCTCCCCGCAGCGATCTCGTTCCCACGGTTCGACGGCAACGACAAGCCGCTCCCGCCGGTGATCCCGTTTTCAACGGGCATGGCAATGTACGAAGTGCCGCGCATCAAGGCACTGCAAGCCAGCGGCAAGTACGCGGACAAGACGATCTTCTCGTCCTTCGAGTGGGACATGCCCACGCATGACCACGGCAACGTCGGCATCCTGACCGACAACCCGATGTCGGACGCCGCGCTCAAGGCCGTGAGCCAGTTCGAGTACCTCTTCACCACCCGCGACCCGGTGATGTTCCCGGCCGACGACGTGGCGGCCTGGAACGCAAAGGACGCACGGGCCAACGCCACCCATGAGGACGTGCTCAAAGCCATCGCCTGGCTCAAGAAGAACTATCCCGACACGAGCTACCTGCAGATCAACCACCCGTCGCGCAACGTCGGCAAGTACACGATCGCCCAACTGCGCGAAATGAACGACGCCGCGCCCAACATCGTGTTCTCGCTCGAAGGCATGGTCGGCAACCAGATGGAGGGAAACCGGGGCGGCTACGTCAGCGCATACATCCCCGCCAACCTGCCCTCGCGCACTTACGGCGGCGTCGACTACCTCGTGGCCAATCTCGGTGGCACCTGGGACGCCTTGCTCTCCGAAGGCCGCCGCATCTGGAACGTGGCGGATTCGGACTATCACTTCACCACCTCCAAAGGCCTCTACGCCAGCGGCTATGCGCCCGGCGAGTACGCCAAGAACCACCTGTGGGGCGACATCAAGGACCCGAAGTCGCTGCTCGCGGCCTTCCGCGCAGGCAAGCTCTTCGCGGTCAACGGCGACCTGATCAACGCGCTCGACTTCAAGGTGCAGAGTGCGAAATCCACCGGCGAGATGGGCTCGGAAGTGGCTGCTAACGCAGGCGAAGACCTGAAGATCACCATTCGCTTCAAGAGCCCCGAGCGCAACAACTTCGAGTACCACCTCGGCAGCGGCGTCTACGCCAACGTGAAGCCGGTGGTCGACCACGTCGACCTGATCGCCGGTGACGTGACCGGCCCTGAAACCCCGGGCACACCGGGCTACTCGCGCGCCAACAACCCGTCGACCCGCGTGCTCAAGCGCTTCACGCGCGCCGACTGGAAGCTCGACGCCGACGGCTACTTCGCGATCAGCTACACCGTGAAAGCCGGACGCAACCAGTACTTCCGCCTGCGAGGCACCAACTTGGGGACGGACGTTGCGAACGAGACATCGAACGGCGAGCCCTTGCCCGATACCGAGCTGACGGTGGGTGCCGAACCGGTCAAGGGTTTCAACGCCATCAATGCCCGCAACTACGCCGACCTGTGGTTCTACTCAAACCCGGTTTTCGTGAAGGTCGCCGCGCTGTAGGCCATCTCTCTTTGCCGCTGGTTCTCCAGCGCACAAGGCGCCATGACCCTTGCGGGACATGGCGCTTTTTTCTTTGTCTTGCCCTCGCCGTGCATCAGGGAATCTACGGATATATGATTCCTCGAATGGTCTTGATTGCGTGCAGTTTTTGTATACAAATAACGCACTCGAAAAGCCGGCGCGAAATTTGCGTCAAAACGGGCTCCCAAAACCCAACTTAACTCGCACGAGGAAAGACCATGAGCACAGTCGTCAGCCAGGCCCCCGCGGGGGCAAGCGAAGCCGGCATTGCGCCGCACGCGGAATCGAACGCACTCATCAAGCCCGGCTACGACCCGCGCCTGACCAACGAAGACCTCGCCCCGCTGAAGAAGCAGACCTGGGGCCAATACAACATCTTTGCTTTCTGGATGTCCGACGTGCACAGCGTGGGCGGCTACATCACCGCCGGCAGCCTGTTCGCGCTGGGCCTGTCGAGCTGGCAGGTGCTGGTGTCGCTGCTGGTCGGCATCGTGATCGTGCAATTCTTCTGCAACCTCGTGGCCAAGCCCAGCCAGGTGACGGGCGTGCCCTACCCGGTGGTGTGCCGCGCGCCCTTCGGCGTGCTCGGCGCCAACATCCCGGCCATCATCCGCGGGCTGATCGCGGTGGCCTGGTACGGCGTGCAGACTTACCTTGCGTCGGCCGCCTTCATGGTGCTGGCGCTGCACATGGCCCCCGGCCTGGCGCCGTATGCCGATGTCGCGCAGCACGGCTTCGCCGGTCTGTCCACCCTCGGCTGGGTCGCGTTCATGGTCATGTGGGTGCTGCAGGCCTTCGTGTTCTGGCACGGCATGGAAGCCATCCGCAAGTTCATCGACTGGGCTGGCCCGGCCGTCTACGTGGTCATGACCGTGCTGTGCGGCTGGCTGGTGTGGAAGGCCGGCTGGAGCAAGATCGACCTGAACCTGGGCGGCATCAAGTTCCAGGGCTGGGACGCGCTGCCCGTGATGCTCTCGGCCATTGCGCTGGTGGTGAGCTACTTCAGCGGCCCGATGCTCAACTTCGGCGACTTCTCGCGCTATGGCAAGAGCTTCGACGCGGTGAAGAAGGGCAACTTCTGGGGCCTGCCGATCAACTTCATCTTCTTCTCTCTGCTGACCGTCATCACCACCGCGGCCACGCTGCCGGTGTTCGGCGAACTCATCACCGACCCGGTGCACACCGTGGGCAAGATCGACAGCACCACCGCCGTGGTGCTGGGCGCGCTGACCTTCATGATCGCCACCATCGGCATCAACATCGTGGCCAACTTCGTCTCGCCGGCCTTCGACTTCTCGAACGTGGCGCCGCAACACATCAGCTGGCGCACGGGCGGCATGATCGCGGCCGTGGGCTCGGTGTTTCTCACGCCCTGGAACCTTTACAACAGCCCCGAGGTCATTCACTACACGCTCGACGTGCTGGGCTCGTTCATCGGCCCGCTGTTCGGCATTTTGATTGCCGACTACTACATCGTGCGCAAGCAGCAGATCGACGTCGACGCGCTCTACACCATGAGCACGCAGGGCAAGTACTGGTACAGCGGCGGCTACAACCCGAAGGCGATCATGGCACTGGTGCCATCGGCGCTGGTGCCGATCCTGTGCGTGATGGTGCCGACGCTGCGCGGTGCCGCCAACTACGCGTGGTTCATCGGCATGGGCCTGGGCTTCGTGCTCTACGTGCTGCTGAACCGCAACAACAAGACTTGAAACACTGAAAGAGAAAGGGACCGCGCCGTGCGCATCAAGATCATCAACCCCAACACCACCTGGAGCATGACCGAGAAGATCGGTGCCTGCGCCCGCGCGGTGGCGCACGCCGGCACCGAGATCGTCGCCGTGAGCCCGGCCATGGGGCCGGTCTCCATCGAGAGCCACTACGACGAAGCGCTGGCCGTGCCCGGGTTGCTGCAGGAGATTGCGGCAGGCGAGCGCGACGGCATCGACGGCTACGTGATCGCCTGCTTCGGCGACCCGGGCCTGAAGGCCGCCCGCGAACTCGCGCGCGGCCCGGTGGTCGGCATCGCCGAAGCGGCGATGCACCTGGCCAGCATGATCGGCAGCCGCTTCAGCGTGGTGACCACGCTGGGCCGCACCATGGGACAGGCCTGGCACCTGGCCGAGATCTACGGCATGGAGCGCTTCTGCGCCAACGTGCGCGCCTGCGAACTGCCGGTGCTCGAACTCGAAGAGCCGGGCTCGCGTGCGCGCGAACGCATCGTCGAAGAATGCCGGCGCGCGCTTGAAGAAGATGGCTCCGACTGCATCGTGCTCGGCTGCGCCGGCATGACCGACCTGTGCGAGCACATCAGCGAACTGCTCGGCGTGCCGGTGATCGACGGCGTGGCCGCGGGCACCAAGCTCATCGAGTCGCTGGTCACGCTGAAGCTGCAGACCAGCAAGCGCGGCGAACTCGCACGGCCCTTGCCCAAGACAATGAAGGGCGCGCTCGAAGGCTTCACCCTCGTCGGGTGATACGGGCACCGTCACAGCCGCCATCGCTCGCTGGGCCACAATCTGCGCATGCCCCGCGCCAGCTCCAAATCTCCTGCCTCCCCTGCAACCACGGCTCCTGCCGACAACGGCGCCGCCGTTGCACCGGCCGCAGCCGACAAGAACAGCTCCATCGAAAGCATCGCCAACGACATCGCCACCGCGATCGTCGAGAAGCGCCTGCCGCCCGGCACATGGCTGCGTGAAGAGGCGCTGGGCCGCGTCTACTCGGTGAGCCGCACCAAGGTGCGCGCAGCCTTGCTGATGCTGTCGAAAGACAAGCTCATCGAGATGATTCCCGACAAGGGCGCCTTCGTCTGCCAACCTTCGGTGGAAGAAGCGCGCGAGGTGTTCACGGTACGCCGCATCCTCGAGAGCGAAGTGGTGCGCCTGTTCATCGCCAATGCTCGGCCGCGCGACTACCAGGTGCTGGAACAGCACATCAAGTTCGAGCGCGCCGCGTTGCGCCAGACCACCACCACGGGCACCGTGCGCGAGAAGCTGCTGGGCGACTTCCACGTGGCGCTGGCAGAGGCCACGGGCAACAAGACGCTGGCCGAACTGGTGCGCGAACTGGTGGCGCGCAGCTCGCTGATTGCGATGCTCTACCACTCGTCGAACGATCCGCACTGCTCTTCGGACGAGCACGCCGACTTTCTTCGCCTGTGCCGCAAGGGCGACGTGGAAGGCGCGGTGACCAGCATGATCGACCACCTGGAGCGCATCGAGGCCAGCCTCGAGCTGGGCACTGACAAGCCCGACCGCCAGCTCGACCTGGTCAAGGCACTGCTGGCCTGACGCCACGGCCGGCGGGCCGGTGCGACTGTCACAGAACCGCGTCATGCTGCACCCCGGACAGGCTCCGCGTTCTTTCTTCTTGCGGATGCGCCACCGACGAACATCCCAACAGCATGCCCCGGCACATTCGGCCCAGCGACACCCCTGCCTCGCATCCCGCGGTCTCCCCTGT includes:
- a CDS encoding aspartate/glutamate racemase family protein gives rise to the protein MRIKIINPNTTWSMTEKIGACARAVAHAGTEIVAVSPAMGPVSIESHYDEALAVPGLLQEIAAGERDGIDGYVIACFGDPGLKAARELARGPVVGIAEAAMHLASMIGSRFSVVTTLGRTMGQAWHLAEIYGMERFCANVRACELPVLELEEPGSRARERIVEECRRALEEDGSDCIVLGCAGMTDLCEHISELLGVPVIDGVAAGTKLIESLVTLKLQTSKRGELARPLPKTMKGALEGFTLVG
- a CDS encoding M20 family metallopeptidase encodes the protein MTDYTKLDAWIDAHFDEEVQFLQQLVRVPTDTPPGNNAPHAERTAELLKDFGLDAEKHAVPAQDVKDYGLESITNLIVRRKYGNNGLTVALNAHGDVVPPGEGWTHDPYGGEIADGSLYGRAAAVSKSDFASFTFALRALEAVAKPTKGSVELHFTYDEEFGGILGPGWLLKNGLTKPDLMIAAGFSYEVVTAHNGCLQMEVTVHGKMAHAAIPTSGVDALQGAVKILNALYAQNTLYQQVTSKVEGITHPYLNVGRIEGGTNTNVVPGKVVFKLDRRMIPEENPVEVEATIRKVIADAAAESAGITVDIKRLLLANSMKPLAGNKPLVDAIQKHGGELFGEPIKAMGTPLYTDVRLYGEAGIPGVIYGAGPRTVLESHAKRSDERVVLEDLRRATKVIARTLSDLLA
- a CDS encoding GntR family transcriptional regulator; the encoded protein is MPRASSKSPASPATTAPADNGAAVAPAAADKNSSIESIANDIATAIVEKRLPPGTWLREEALGRVYSVSRTKVRAALLMLSKDKLIEMIPDKGAFVCQPSVEEAREVFTVRRILESEVVRLFIANARPRDYQVLEQHIKFERAALRQTTTTGTVREKLLGDFHVALAEATGNKTLAELVRELVARSSLIAMLYHSSNDPHCSSDEHADFLRLCRKGDVEGAVTSMIDHLERIEASLELGTDKPDRQLDLVKALLA
- the puuE gene encoding allantoinase PuuE, with protein sequence MTVYDTTLPYPRDLIGYGRNPPHAQWPGGARIAVQFVLNYEEGGENAVMHGDAGSEQFLSEMFNPASYPDRHISMEGIYEYGSRAGVWRILREFEKRGLPLTVFGVGMALQRYPELTAAFKELGHEIACHGWRWIHYQNLDEATEREHMRLGMEAIEKLTGERALGWYTGRDSPRTRRLVADYGGFEYDSDYYGDDLPFWMKVQKTDGSVVPQLIVPYTLDCNDMRFALPQGYSHADPFFQYMKDTFDALYAEGDANGDNSPKMMSIGMHCRLLGRPGRITALQRFLDHIAQHDRVWVCRRVDIARHWKQAHPFESAVTGN
- a CDS encoding S-layer protein, yielding MKSAFLLPSVSTPLTVSLALATVLLASCGGGSDGGMPFFGFPAAPVASAPPVAPADPEPAAKPGRWTVGDLHIHTIQSDDTQQVSTLDQVLALAFDRFGLDWATLSNHLRESSYDNDGNTLPAAISFPRFDGNDKPLPPVIPFSTGMAMYEVPRIKALQASGKYADKTIFSSFEWDMPTHDHGNVGILTDNPMSDAALKAVSQFEYLFTTRDPVMFPADDVAAWNAKDARANATHEDVLKAIAWLKKNYPDTSYLQINHPSRNVGKYTIAQLREMNDAAPNIVFSLEGMVGNQMEGNRGGYVSAYIPANLPSRTYGGVDYLVANLGGTWDALLSEGRRIWNVADSDYHFTTSKGLYASGYAPGEYAKNHLWGDIKDPKSLLAAFRAGKLFAVNGDLINALDFKVQSAKSTGEMGSEVAANAGEDLKITIRFKSPERNNFEYHLGSGVYANVKPVVDHVDLIAGDVTGPETPGTPGYSRANNPSTRVLKRFTRADWKLDADGYFAISYTVKAGRNQYFRLRGTNLGTDVANETSNGEPLPDTELTVGAEPVKGFNAINARNYADLWFYSNPVFVKVAAL
- a CDS encoding GntR family transcriptional regulator, encoding MESSTTRSIVDALTKAIVEHRLQPGTKLAEQKLADHFGVSRTLVRQALFQLSQNKLIRLEPARGAFVAAPAVDEAKQVFAVRRMLEAEMTREFVRTVTPAKIKALKEHVALEKSAVSGEDISGRTELLGDFHVRMAELMGNQVLAQILGELISRCALITLMYQSTSAAEHSNDEHADIVKALAARDEERAVRLMTEHLEHVEANLTFDRKVPTNDISLALA
- the uraD gene encoding 2-oxo-4-hydroxy-4-carboxy-5-ureidoimidazoline decarboxylase translates to MSLTLAQLNAAAPATAVALLDGVYEHSPWIAQRALAQRPFRTLAHLKHALVQALAAATADEQIGLIRAHPELAGKAMVSKTLTAESTNEQSKAGLTDCTPEEFAKIQKLNADYNAKFGFPFILAVRGPRGTGLSKREIIDTFERRLYNHPSFELGEALRNIHRIAEIRLNDKFAADITLGNDVWDWQEQLSVHTDPGYAEKGQLTVTYLTDAHRACAAQISALMRDVGFDSVHIDAVGNVVGRYEATQPGARALLTGSHYDTVRNGGKYDGRLGIFVPMACVRELKRQGRRLPFAFEVVGFAEEEGQRYKATFLGSGALIGHFDPRWLDQKDADGITMREAMQHAGLKQEDIPKIQRDPARYLGFVEVHIEQGPVLTELDLPLGIVTSINGSVRYVGEVIGMASHAGTTPMDRRRDAAAAVAELILFTEQRAAKDGDSVGTVGMLEVPSGSINVVPGRCKFSLDLRAPNNAQRDALATDVVNALKDICERRGVRCELEETMRAAAAPSAPAWQQRWEKAVDALGIPLFRMPSGAGHDAMKLHEVMPQAMLFVRGINSGISHNPLESSTNDDIQLAVQAFQLLLDNLATEQAH
- a CDS encoding NCS1 family nucleobase:cation symporter-1; translation: MSTVVSQAPAGASEAGIAPHAESNALIKPGYDPRLTNEDLAPLKKQTWGQYNIFAFWMSDVHSVGGYITAGSLFALGLSSWQVLVSLLVGIVIVQFFCNLVAKPSQVTGVPYPVVCRAPFGVLGANIPAIIRGLIAVAWYGVQTYLASAAFMVLALHMAPGLAPYADVAQHGFAGLSTLGWVAFMVMWVLQAFVFWHGMEAIRKFIDWAGPAVYVVMTVLCGWLVWKAGWSKIDLNLGGIKFQGWDALPVMLSAIALVVSYFSGPMLNFGDFSRYGKSFDAVKKGNFWGLPINFIFFSLLTVITTAATLPVFGELITDPVHTVGKIDSTTAVVLGALTFMIATIGINIVANFVSPAFDFSNVAPQHISWRTGGMIAAVGSVFLTPWNLYNSPEVIHYTLDVLGSFIGPLFGILIADYYIVRKQQIDVDALYTMSTQGKYWYSGGYNPKAIMALVPSALVPILCVMVPTLRGAANYAWFIGMGLGFVLYVLLNRNNKT